A genomic stretch from Deltaproteobacteria bacterium includes:
- a CDS encoding DUF3501 family protein — translation MEKVTLNDIVGAGAYEQKRDAFRREIIDLKKHRRVAVGDKVSLVFENRTTVIFQIQEMLRAESIRDLDKIREEIDVYNELVPGAGELRATLFLEIENQTNLRGELLKFLGIDERVFLCMGADRSVRASFEEGHSKEDKISAVQYVTFDLTPDDVEALREADARIVVDHENYHAEAVLSETTKAELLQDLG, via the coding sequence ATGGAAAAGGTCACCCTCAACGACATCGTCGGCGCCGGCGCCTACGAGCAGAAGCGCGACGCCTTCCGGCGCGAGATCATCGACCTCAAGAAGCACCGGCGGGTGGCCGTGGGCGACAAGGTCTCGCTGGTGTTCGAGAACCGCACCACGGTGATCTTCCAGATCCAGGAGATGCTCCGGGCCGAGAGCATCCGCGACCTGGACAAGATCCGCGAGGAGATCGACGTCTACAACGAGCTCGTTCCGGGGGCCGGAGAGTTGCGCGCGACGCTCTTCCTCGAGATCGAGAACCAGACCAACCTGCGCGGGGAACTGCTCAAGTTCCTCGGCATCGACGAGCGCGTCTTCCTGTGCATGGGCGCCGACCGTTCGGTGCGCGCCAGCTTCGAGGAAGGGCACAGCAAGGAAGACAAGATCAGCGCGGTGCAGTACGTCACCTTCGACCTCACCCCCGATGACGTGGAAGCGCTGCGCGAGGCGGATGCCCGGATCGTGGTGGACCACGAGAACTACCACGCCGAGGCCGTGCTGAGCGAGACTACCAAGGCGGAGTTGCTCCAAGACCTGGGTTAG
- a CDS encoding rubrerythrin family protein — protein sequence MASINGTKSHENLKNAFAGESQANRRYLYFARQADIEGYPDMGGLFRDTSEAETGHAFGHLDFLKEVGDPCTGVPIGTTENNLKSAVEGETFEYTEMYPGFAKTARDEGLEELAEWFETLAKAEKSHAGRFNKGLQAVAGKDPADAG from the coding sequence ATGGCAAGCATCAACGGCACCAAGAGCCACGAGAACCTGAAGAACGCCTTCGCGGGCGAGTCGCAGGCGAACCGTCGCTATCTCTATTTCGCGCGCCAGGCCGACATCGAGGGTTATCCCGACATGGGCGGACTGTTCCGCGACACCTCCGAGGCGGAGACGGGCCATGCCTTCGGTCACCTGGACTTCCTGAAGGAAGTCGGCGACCCCTGCACCGGCGTTCCCATCGGCACCACCGAGAACAACCTGAAGTCCGCGGTGGAGGGTGAGACCTTCGAATACACGGAGATGTACCCCGGCTTCGCCAAGACCGCGCGCGACGAGGGCCTTGAGGAACTGGCCGAGTGGTTCGAGACCCTGGCCAAGGCCGAGAAGTCCCACGCCGGCCGTTTCAACAAGGGCCTGCAGGCCGTCGCCGGCAAGGACCCCGCGGACGCCGGTTGA